A portion of the Sebastes fasciatus isolate fSebFas1 chromosome 2, fSebFas1.pri, whole genome shotgun sequence genome contains these proteins:
- the e2f8 gene encoding transcription factor E2F8 — protein sequence MSSTALESQTLTQRSHSKDDGFVAPQVPGNTPKKLSGPCAVSVENQLTMGPLTTPKKGREVGSVDPWTPTSNLKMLISAASPDIRNREKELCMDGLDPSQDTENGEESEKMISRKEKSLGLLCHKFLARYPDHPDPALKNYICLDDVATELSVERRRIYDIMNVLESLHMVSRSAKNRYTWHGRTKLAQTLAILKQVGEEQRYGQQMLHIRQRILDREFDLDGEEKENEEVVELESGEQGQKELFFVELPGVEFKAASVNSRKDKSLRVMSQKFVMLFLVSNPRVVSLDVAAKILIGEDQGADQDKNKFKTKVRRLYDIANVLRSLKLIEKVHVTEMRGRKPAFEWVGPEEFPQVKDLENSTSECSTKKKSVLESRASVDNCAKKLFSSPGAKRSFTRHPSLIKLAKSIQDDRRKINSAPSSPVKSSLSDSWNTDFPNKMAQLAAICKIELDQKAPTGAEDPKPAAAVRLEPTSSVSMEPPQAPLLTPTQETRVNTTVHLTPNTPLAALPAGSVAYIPARCSPLIPVLLHQPRGSGPYAVYMHTSSPRPNPLARPQPTSLAVRSMTFEDKTGQSPTGQCAAKSWPAVRASDVSPLALKRLRSDSALESSPSKAKRTDINFKDASPKLCEILQARLKTRRGTQQSSRPSPRALHLDPEFVNTPGGAAASQTLEQSLETFLDREDKTANSDSEARLTPVRIVPFTPGQLHAETLVPAGYLIPISQQSLIGYRESQDSGRESNRASTPTYNIYQTPTAGSRAALAQEITPTSLRLHRSAAASPHAIQQAHRLHSPSPAILNFTLQNLGLISGSSPGNAFAAPQTPECANTLSSPLPGPLALQQRGMVFIKPVSPVPLQQAVQGQPMALFSVQQPLMTTPKGTALPQQSFFHTPVPVSPLAAMVTTGGHLATKTVYIPQRKLDVATEDS from the exons ATGTCAAGTACAGCCCTGGAATCTCAAACGCTAACCCAGAGATCACATTCAAAG GATGATGGCTTTGTAGCACCCCAGGTTCCAGGAAATACTCCAAAGAAGTTATCAGGTCCGTGTGCAGTGTCAGTGGAGAACCAGCTGACCATGGGTCCCCTCACTACACCGAAAAAAGGAAGGGAAGTAGGCTCTGTTGACCCCTGGACGCCGACCTCCAACCTTAAGATGCTCATCAGTGCTGCTAGTCCTGACATCAGGAACCGAGAGAAGGAGCTGTGCATGGACGGTCTTGACCCGTCACAG GACACAGAAAATGGAGAAGAGTCAGAGAAAATGATCAGCAGGAAAGAGAAGAGTCTGGGTTTGCTATGTCATAAATTCCTGGCCCGCTACCCGGATCACCCAGACCCTGCCCTCAAAAACTACATCTGCCTGGATGATGTGGCCACTGAGCTCA GTGTAGAACGCCGGCGCATCTATGACATCATGAACGTGCTGGAGAGCCTGCACATGGTGAGCCGTTCAGCCAAGAACCGCTACACGTGGCACGGGCGGACCAAACTGGCTCAGACTCTGGCCATCTTGAAGCAGGTGGGCGAGGAGCAAAGGTACGGCCAGCAGATGCTGCACATCCGGCAGCGTATCCTGGACAGGGAGTTTGACCTTGacggggaggagaaggagaacgaggaggtggtggagctgGAGAGTGGGGAGCAGGGACAGAAGGAGCTCTTCTTTGTGGAGCTTCCAGGAGTAGAGTTCAAAGCAG CCTCGGTTAACAGTCGGAAGGACAAATCTCTGAGGGTGATGAGCCAGAAGTTCGTCATGCTCTTCCTGGTGTCTAATCCTCGCGTGGTCAGTCTGGACGTGGCCGCCAAGATCCTGATTGGAGAGGACCAGGGCGCAGATCAAGACAAGAACAAGTTCAAGA CCAAAGTGCGCCGGCTGTATGATATCGCTAATGTGCTGCGGAGCCTGAAGCTCATCGAGAAAGTCCATGTGACAGAAATGAGGGGGAGGAAACCGGCCTTTGAATGGGTCGGCCCCGAAGAATTCCCACAAGTCAAAG ACTTGGAGAACTCCACGTCCGAATGCTCTACCAAGAAGAAAAGTGTACTGGAGTCCCGCGCGTCTGTAGACAACTGTGCCAAAAAGCTATTTTCATCGCCCGGGGCGAAACGCAGCTTCACCCGGCACCCCTCCCTCATAAAGCTGGCCAAGAGCATTCAGGACGACCGCCGGAAGATCAACTCTGCCCCCAGCAGTCCTGTCAAGAGTTCCCTCA GCGACTCATGGAACACTGACTTCCCAAACAAAATGGCCCAACTTGCTGCTATTTGTAAGATCGAGCTTGACCAGAAGGCGCC GACTGGAGCTGAGGATCCaaagcctgctgctgctgtgaggcTAGAACCGACCTCCTCTGTTTCAATGGAACCGCCTCAGGCACCGCTACTAACTCCaacccaggagaccagagtcAACACTACTGTCCACCTCACCCCCAACACGCCGCTGGCAGCCCTGCCCGCAGGCTCCGTTGCCTACATCCCCGCACGGTGTTCACCCCTGATCCCCGTCCTGTTACATCAGCCGCGTGGGAGCGGGCCCTATGCCGTGTATATGCACACTTCTTCCCCCAGGCCAAACCCTCTGGCCAGGCCGCAGCCGACCAGCCTCGCCGTGCGCTCTATGACCTTTGAGGATAAGACTGGGCAGAGCCCGACGGGCCAGTGTGCAGCGAAGAGCTGGCCGGCTGTCAGGGCGTCAGACGTCAGCCCCTTGGCGCTCAAACGGCTGCGATCAGATTCAGCCTTAGAGAGTAGCCCCTCCAAAGCCAAGAGGACCGACATCAACTttaag GACGCTTCTCCTAAGCTGTGTGAGATCCTGCAGGCCCGTCTGAAGACCCGTCGCGGCACTCAGCAATCGAGCCGGCCCTCGCCTCGCGCCCTCCATCTGGACCCGGAGTTCGTCAACACCCCCGGCGGTGCTGCAGCCAGTCAGACACTAGAGCAGAGTTTGGAGACCTTCCTGGACAGAGAGGACAAGACGGCGAACTCCGACAGCGAGGCGAGATTAACACCGGTCAGAATCGTACCCTTCACGCCAGGACAGCTCCACGCCGAG ACTTTAGTCCCGGCCGGATACCTGATCCCGATCTCCCAGCAGTCCCTCATCGGCTACAGGGAAAGTCAAGATTCAGGGAGAGAAAGCAACAGGGCTTCAACTCCCACTTACAACATCTACCAAACACCAACTGCAG GCTCCAGAGCTGCCCTAGCTCAGGAGATTACACCCACCAGCCTTCGTCTTCACAGATCAGCCGCTGCCTCGCCACACGCCATCCAGCAGGCCCACCGCCTCCACAGCCCCAGCCCTGCCATCCTCAACTTCACCCTGCAGAACCTGGGTCTGATCTCAGGCTCCAGCCCAGGGAACGCCTTCGCCGCCCCCCAGACTCCAGAGTGTGCCAACACCCTGTCCAGCCCACTGCCGGGCCCACTGGCTCTGCAGCAGAGAGGCATGGTGTTCATCAAACCCGTGTCCCCTGTGCCTCTCCAGCAGGCTGTGCAAGGGCAGCCAATGGCCCTGTTCAGTGTACAACAG CCTCTGATGACCACCCCTAAAGGGACAGCGCTCCCCCAGCAAAGCTTCTTCCATACGCCGGTCCCCGTCTCCCCCCTGGCTGCCATGGTAACCACCGGTGGACACCTGGCCACCAAAACTGTTTACATCCCTCAGAGGAAGCTGGACGTGGCCACAGAGGACTCCTGA